One segment of Panicum virgatum strain AP13 chromosome 3K, P.virgatum_v5, whole genome shotgun sequence DNA contains the following:
- the LOC120698783 gene encoding chitinase 2-like, with protein sequence MSTTGAPSPSTTATALLCVVLAAAAASSAARAQQCGSQAGGALCGDCLCCSRFGFCGSTDPYCGAGCQSQCAGCGASVASVLPRDLFERLLLHRNDAACPARGFYTYDAFLAAAAAFPAFGTTGGDEQRKREVAAFLGQTSHETTGGWPAAPDGPFSWGYCFKQERSPPSDYCDPRPEWPCAPGKKYFGRGPIQLSYNYNYGPAGRAIGVDLLSNPDLVATDPVVSFKTALWFWMTARGNKPSCHAVITGQWAPTAADRAAGRGAPGYGVVTNVINGGLECGHGADPRVADRIGFYKRYCDVFRIGYGSGDLDCGGQRPFNAAVAVGDGLAAQ encoded by the exons ATGTCAACAACGGGTGCCCCGAGCCCGTCCACGACAGCGACGGCTCTCCTGTGCGTcgtcctggccgccgccgcggcgtcgtcgGCCGCGCGCGCCCAGCAGTGCGGGTcgcaggccggcggcgcgctctGCGGCGACTGCCTCTGCTGCAGCCGCTTCGGCTTCTGCGGCTCCACCGACCCGTACTGCGGCGCCGGCTGCCAGAGCCAGTGCGCCGGCTGCGGCGCCAGCGTGGCGTCCGTGCTGCCGAGGGACCTCTTCGagcggctcctcctccaccgcaacGACGCCGCGTGCCCCGCGCGCGGCTTCTACACCTACGacgccttcctcgccgccgcggccgccttccCGGCCTTCGGCACGACGGGCGGCGACGAGCAGCGGAAGCGCGAGGTCGCCGCGTTCCTGGGCCAGACCTCCCACGAGACCACCGGCGGGTGGCCGGCCGCCCCCGACGGGCCCTTCTCGTGGGGCTACTGCTTCAAGCAGGAGCGCTCCCCGCCGTCCGACTACTGCGACCCGCGGCCGGAGTGGCCGTGCGCCCCCGGCAAGAAGTACTTCGGCCGCGGCCCCATCCAGCTCTCCTA CAACTACAACTACGGGCCGGCGGGGAGGGCCATCGGGGTGGACCTCCTGAGCAACCCGGACCTGGTGGCGACGGACCCCGTGGTGTCCTTCAAGACGGCGCTGTGGTTCTGGATGACGGCGCGGGGCAACAAGCCGTCGTGCCACGCCGTGATCACGGGGCAGTGGGCGCCCACGGCCGCGGAcagggcggccggccggggcgcgcCGGGCTACGGCGTGGTCACCAACGTCATCAACGGCGGGCTCGAGTGCGGGCACGGCGCGGACCCGCGGGTCGCCGACCGCATCGGGTTCTACAAGCGCTACTGCGACGTCTTCCGCATCGGCTACGGGAGCGGCGACCTCGACTGCGGCGGCCAGAGGCCGTTCAACGCCGCGGTTGCGGTCGGCGACGGCCTGGCGGCGCAGTGA
- the LOC120701370 gene encoding endo-1,3;1,4-beta-D-glucanase-like has product MASPHCFANPPALDPACGAGEVVDDFGGQKAYVAGSAEAKVAVVLVSDAFGFEAPKLREIADKVASDGYFVVVPDFLHGDPYQPNNPNPLQWLQSHDPVKAFEEAKPVIAALKERGMSTIGAAGYCWGAKVVAELAKAREIQAAVMSHPSFVTVDDIKEVRCPICVLGAEIDQFSPQELVKQFEQVLSANSEVAHFVKIFPGVTHGWAVRYSDDDEAAVKSAEEAFADMTGWFDKHLK; this is encoded by the exons ATGGCGAGCCCGCACTGCTTTGCCAACCCGCCGGCGCTGGACCCGGCATGTGGAGCGGGCGAGGTCGTCGACGACTTCGGCGGACAGAAGGCCTACGTCGCCGGGTCCGCTGAGGCCAAGGTCGCCGTCGTTCTCGTCTCCGACGCCTTCG GATTTGAAGCGCCAAAGCTGAG GGAGATAGCAGATAAAGTTGCTTCGGACGGTTACTTCGTTGTGGTGCCAGATTTCCTGCATGGGGATCCATACCAACCCAACAACCCCAATCCTTTGCAGTGGTTACAATCACATGACCCG gTAAAAGCATTTGAGGAGGCAAAACCAGTTATTGCTGCTCTGAAAGAGAGGGGGATGTCTACTATTGGAGCTGCAGGTTATTGCTGGGGTG CGAAGGTAGTCGCCGAGTTGGCTAAAGCTCGTGAGATCCAGGCTGCTGTGATGTCGCACCCTTCGTTTGTTACTGTCGATGATATCAAAG AAGTCAGATGCCCGATTTGTGTACTTGGGGCTGAGATTGACCAATTCTCCCCTCAAGAATTAGTCAAGCAGTTCGAGCAGGTTCTTTCTGCAAACTCTGAG GTTGCTCACTTTGTCAAGATTTTTCCTGGCGTCACGCATGGGTGGGCGGTGAGATACAGTGACGATGATGAGGCCGCTGTTAAGAGCGCTGAGGAAGCCTTTGCTGACATGACGGGCTGGTTTGATAAACACCTGAAATGA